A window from Physeter macrocephalus isolate SW-GA chromosome 11, ASM283717v5, whole genome shotgun sequence encodes these proteins:
- the ACOT4 gene encoding peroxisomal succinyl-coenzyme A thioesterase: MAVTVTLEPAGRCRWDEPVRIAVRGLAPGQPVTLRASLRDEKGALFRAHARYCADAHGQLDLERAPALGGSFAGLEPMGLLWALEPEKPFWRFLKRDVQTPFAVELEVLDGHDPDAQRLLGRAVHERDFLAPGVRREPVRAGRVRATLFLPPGPGPFPGIIDIFGVGGALLEYRASLLAGHGFATLALAYCDFEDLPKKFDTIHLDYFEEALCYMLQHTQVKGPGIGLLGISLGADICLSMASFLKNISATVSINGSGFNGNKAIYYKENSIPPLGHDLRRMKVAFSGLLDIVDIRNDIVGGCENPCMIPIEKAQGPVLFIVGQDDHNWRSELYAQIASERLQAHGKEKPQIISYPGTGHYIEPPYFPMCPASLHKLLDKPVIWGGEPRAHSKAQVDAWKQILTFFTKHLGACPKL, encoded by the exons ATGGCGGTGACAGTGACGCTGGAGCCTGCGGGCCGCTGCCGCTGGGACGAGCCGGTGCGCATCGCCGTGCGCGGCCTGGCCCCGGGGCAGCCGGTCACGCTGCGCGCGTCCTTGCGCGACGAGAAGGGCGCGCTCTTCCGAGCCCACGCGCGCTACTGCGCCGACGCCCACGGCCAGCTGGACCTAGAGCGCGCGCCCGCGCTGGGCGGCAGCTTCGCGGGGCTCGAGCCCATGGGGCTCCTCTGGGCTCTGGAGCCCGAGAAGCCTTTTTGGCGGTTTCTGAAGCGGGACGTGCAGACGCCCTTCGCCGTGGAGCTGGAGGTGCTCGATGGCCACGACCCTGACGCCCAGCGGCTCCTGGGCCGCGCGGTGCACGAGCGCGACTTCCTGGCGCCCGGGGTGCGGCGCGAGCCCGTGCGCGCGGGCCGGGTGCGCGCCACGCTCTTCCTGCCGCCGG GACCAGGACCTTTCCCAGGGATCATTGACATCTTTGGTGTTGGAGGAGCGCTGTTGGAATATCGGGCCAGCCTTCTGGCTGGCCATGGCTTTGCCACATTGGCTCTAGCTTATTGTGACTTTGAAGATCTTCCCAAGAAATTCGACACCATACACCTGGACTACTTTGAAGAAGCCCTGTGCTACATGCTTCAACACACCCAG gtAAAGGGCCCTGGCATTGGACTTCTGGGCATTTCTTTAGGGGCTGATATTTGTCTCTCCATGGCCTCATTTTTGAAGAACATCTCAGCCACAGTTTCCATCAATGGATCTGGCTTCAATGGAAACAAAGCCATATACTACAAGGAGAATAGCATTCCACCACTGGGCCATGACCTGAGGAGAATGAAGGTAGCTTTTTCAGGCCTCCTGGACATTGTGGATATAAGGAATGATATTGTAGGGGGATGTGAGAACCCCTGCATGATTCCAATAGAGAAGGCCCAGGGGCCCGTCCTCTTCATTGTTGGTCAGGATGACCATAACTGGAGGAGTGAGTTATACGCCCAGATAGCCTCTGAACGGTTACAGGCCCATGGAAAGGAAAAACCCCAGATCATCTCTTACCCTGGGACTGGGCATTACATTGAGCCTCCTTACTTTCCCATGTGCCCAGCTTCCCTACACAAATTATTGGACAAACCTGTGATCTGGGGTGGGGAGCCCAGGGCTCATTCTAAGGCCCAGGTAGATGCTTGGAAGCAAATTCTGACCTTCTTCACCAAACACCTTGGAGCTTGCCCCAAATTGTAA